The bacterium genomic sequence GCTCGAGGACGAAGAGGCCGTGGTTCGCCGGGCGGCGATCCGCGCCCTGGGTTTGATGGGCGACGCCGAGGCCTGCGCGCCGCTGAGGGCCTGCCTGATCAGCGACGACCCCGAATCCAGGGCGGCGGCGGCCGCCGCCCTGGGAAGGCTTCAGGACCGGGAAGCCGTCGGAGAACTTCTGGAAATTCTCGACGACCCCGTTCCCGAAGTGCGCAAAGCCGCGGGACAGGCTCTGGAGCAGGTGGTTACGGCGGCGGAATTGGAACGTCTCCTGAAGATCCTCAACGCCCCGGCGGCGGATATCCGGGGCACGGCGGCGCGGCTGCTGGCCCGGATCCACGACCGCCGGGCGCTGGACGCCCTCGTGGGCAAACTCAAGGACGAAGACCCCGAAGTCAGAAAAGGGGCGGCCGTCACCCTAGGCGTCCTGGGGGACGACCGGGCCGTGAGTCCGCTGATCGCCGCCCTGGAAGACGAGGACTGGTGGGTGCGGAGGGCGGCGGCCGACGCCCTGGGGAAGATGAAGGATCCGCGCGCGCTCGAACCGCTCTGCCGGACGATCAGGGACGAACGTCGCGAGGTCAGGAGCCGGGCGGCGTGGGCCTTGGGAAGAATCGGAGGCGAAGCCGCCCGGGGGAGTTTGCTGGAGGCGCTGGATGACCCGGTGAGCTGGGTGCGCCGACGCGCGGCCGCGGCCCTGGGAGAGGTGGGGGGAGAGGATGCGGTGGGCGCCCTGATCCGGGCCCTCAACGATCCCGCCGGGGAAGTGAGACGAACCGCGATCACCGCCCTGGGGAAGACGGGAGCGGAGAACGTCGTCGATCTGCTCGACCGGGCGCTCGCGGAAGGATCGCCTCCGATGAGACGTTCGGTGATCCAGGCGCTGGGGGAACTCAAATCTCCCCGGGCGGGGAGCAGCCTGGCCGGGGCGCTGCTGGATCAGGATTCGTGGATCCGCCGGGAAGCCGCCCGGGCCCTGCGCCGCTGCCCGGGAATCGACGTTCTTGAAACCGTTTTGGAAAAGATCACCACCGCCCCCGAATGGGACGGGAACCTCGTCTCCATCCTTTTAAGCGAAACCGTGACGTCCGGGAACCTGGAGCGGCTTCTCGATCTGGCCCGGGAGAAGAACCCGGACCTGCGCCGGATCGCGGTCGAGCTTTTAGGGAAACTGGGGGAACCGCGGTCCCTGCCGATCCTGATCGACTCCCTCCGGGACCGGAACTGGGCGGTCCGGCTCTCCGCCGGACGGGCCCTGGCCCGGACGGCCGCTCCCGAAGCCGCCGAGGCCATGCTCGAGGCCCTGGGCAGTTCGGACGCCATGCTCAGGGTCGCCGCCCTGGAGTACTTCGGAAAGATCGATTTTCCCCGCGCCCAACCCCAGGTGGCGAAAGCGCTCCGCGACGCCGACGCCGAAGTCCGCCTGACCGCCCTTCTCATCCTGGCCGAGCAGCCCGACAAGTTGGGGCTGGACGCCCTGATCGCGGCGGCCGCCGACGGAAGCACCAGGGTCCGGAGGACGGCGGTTCGGCTCCTGGGGAAACTCTCGACCCCGGCGGCGCTCGACGTCCTCGTCGAAGCCCTCGGGGATGCGGCCCGCGAGATCAGGCGCGAAGCGGCCGCGGCCCTGGGCCGCTCCGGTTCCCGCAAAGCCCTTCCCTCCCTGATGGCGATGCTCCGGGACGAGAACGCTTTCAACCGCACCATCGCGGTCGCCAGCCTCGGAAACCTCGGCTATCCGGAATCCCTGGCCTCCCTGATCGATTCCGCCGCGGACAAATCCCCCGAGGTCCGCGCCGCCGCCGCCGCGGCCCTGGGGAGACTGCAGAGCCCGGAGGCGGAAGACGTTCTCGTCGAACTTCTCGGCGACCGGCGCCCCGAGGTGCGGGCCAATGCCGCGGAAGCCCTGGGCATGATCGGCAACCCGGAAAGCGCCTTCAGTCTCCTGGGAGCGCTGGGCGACGGGGAAGAAGAAGTCCGGGCGGCGGCGGCCGAAGCTTTGGGGGAGCTGGCCGCGGGCGACGCGCTCGAAGCGCTGAATAAGGCCCTGCGCGACCCTTCCCCGCTGGTCCGGGCCCGGGCCGCGGGCGCGTTGGGCAAAATCGGGGGGGGGGACGTCGCCCTGGCCCTGGCCGAGGCCGGCGGCGATCCTGACGGTTGGGTCCGCCGCAGCGCGGTCCTGGCCCTGGGGCGGTTGATCGACCCGCGCACGCTCGGCGCCGTCATCCAAGCCCTGGAAGACACCGAACCCCGGGTTCGGCGGGCGGCCCTGGAGGCCCTGCGGGCCTTTCCCGACCAGGATCAGGAAGAACATATCCGCCGGGCCCTGGACGACCCCGACCGGGGGGTGCGCCTGCGGGCCGAAACCGCCGCGGGCGAGCTGGGCCTGGCGGAGACGGTCGACCGCCTGCGGGAATTGGCCGCCGGAGAGCCCGGTATCGAGGCCGCCACCGCCCGAGCCGCCCTGCTCCTCCTCGGAGAAGACGGTCCTCCGGCCGCGACGGGGACGGCTCCCGGCTGATGGGCGCCTGGCTCCGGGGCGTTTTCGTCTTCGCCGCCGCCGCCGCTTACGCGGCGGCGGCGGGCTGGAGCGGCGAATTTTCCTGGATCGAGGGCATCCCGGCGACGGCGGCCTTGATCGTCCTGATCGTCGGCGCCGGGGCGATCGAAGGCATCCTCCACCGGCCCCGGAGATTTCCCTGGGATCTTATCCCCTTCGCGGCCGCGGGGCCCGTGGCCTTTCTCCTGGCCGGCGGCGGCGCGGGGGGGTGGCGGGAAGGCGTGACTTTCTGCGGATTTTTCTACGGAGCGGCTCTGGGGGGCGGTTTCGCCGCCGGGATTCTCGCCGCCCCCCTGGCCGCGGTTCGGGCGTTTAATCCAGGCGCGGCGGAAGAACGGCTGCGGCGGGGACTGGAGTCGGTCGGAGCTCTGCGGCTGGTGACGTACGGAGTCCTCCTCTTCCTGGGGACGGCGGCGGCGGGCGGGCGGGCGCTGCTCGGCATGAAACGTACGGCCGCGAACCTCCCGGGAGGAACACCGGCGGCGGCCGCGGCTCTCTTCCTGCTTTTTTTCGGAACCTGCGCCGTCCTGACCTGCCGCCACACCGTTTTTTCCCGCCGCGCCGGGAAACCGGGAAAAACCTGAACCGGGCAGCTCAGGCGCAGACCCGGACCGGGCCGCAGGGGGCGGCGGGGCGCGGCGGGCGCAGGGGCGGCAGCTCGCGGTCGCGGTCGGCCTGGAGCTCGGCGTAGAGAAGGCGGTGCCATTCCCGAGCGGTCTGCGCCGGCATCCCCATCCCCTCCAGCCGGAAGGGCCAGCCCGGGTCGTTCGCCAGCGGGCAGGTCTCGTCGATCCCCAGGATGCCTTCCCGGGTGTAGGCATAGGGGTGAAGGCGACAGATCAGCGGCCGAAGGTCGGCGGGAAGACGGCAGCCCTTTTCTTGCAGAAAACAGCACCGCAGCTCGGAGCTGCGTTTGAGAACCAGGCGGCGGCCGTCGGGCCGCAGCGTCAGGGAGAGCCATTCGGGATCGTACCCCGGATCCAGATATTGAAGATCGGGTAGTTCCACGGTATGGAACCCTTCTTCTCCCAGAAAGGCGGATATCCGGGAGAGGTCCCCGGTGGTTAAAACGATCTGGGTGCCCTGGCAGCACGAGGTGCCGGCCAGGGCGCACTTTCGGCATTCGTCGCTCATGGTTGTACGCCCTCGGACTGAGGTTTAACGTTGCCGCCGGTTCCGCCCGCCCGGACCGTCTCCGGAACGGGCGCCGGTCGGCGCGGATGCGGATTGACTTACCGGTGGGGGAAGGCCGATCGCGGTCGGCCAGGGAGACGAACGCCGCTCAGATCTCGAGGAGTTCCCGCTCCTTGGCGGCAAGCAGGTCCTCGATCTCCCTGACGTACTCGTCGGTCTTGGTTTGGACCTCCTCCAGAAAGCGGAACTTCTCGTCCTCGGGGACCTTCCCTCCCTTCCCCAGTTCCTCGATCTGATGGTTGGCCTCGCGGCGAACGTTGCGGATGGAAACCTTGCCTTCCTCGGCGATCTTCTTGATCACCTTGACCAGGTCGCGGCGGCGCTCCTCGCTGATCTCGGGAACCGGAATCCGGATGATCTTGCCGTCGTTGGAGGGATTGAGCCCCACGTTGGCCTGCATGATCGCCTTCTCGATATCGGAGAGAGAGTTCGGATCCCAGGGTTGAACGACCAGGAGACGGGCTTCGGGGGTGGAAATTCCGGCCAGGTCGCGCAACCGGCTCCGGGTCCCGTAATAATCGACGACGATGTTCTCGATCAAGGCCGGAGACGCCTTCCCGGTCCGGATCGAGGCGAATTCGCCCTTGACCACGTCGACCGATTTCAGCATCTTCAGTTCCATCTCCTCAAGGGCTTCCTCGGGGAGCATTCTGAACCTCCTTGCCTGTCTGACTGCCGTCGAACCCGACGGGCTTCGGGCCCGTCAAGCATGCAGCAGGGTGCCTATCTTCTCTCCCATGGCGGCGCGCCGCAGCGCGTGTTCCGCCCAAAAATCGAAAACCAGAACGGGGATGCCGTTTTCGCTGGCCAGGCCGAAGGCGGAAAAATCCATGATCTTCAGCCCCAACTCCAGGGCCTTGACGTAGGTCAGCTCCTCGAACTTGACCGCGTTCGGGTCCTTCTTGGGATCGGCGGTATAGATCCCGTCGACCTTGGTGGCCTTGAGGACGGCATCGGCGCAGATGTCGCAGGCCCGCAGCAGCGCGGCGGTGTCGGTGGAGACGAAAGGATTTCCGGTTCCGCCGGAAAAGATCCCGACTTCACCGTCTTCCAGCGCCTGACGGGCGGCACGGGGGGAATAGAGTTCCGCCACCGCCCCGACCGGGACGCAGGAGAAAAGCCGGGCCCTGAGACCGGCTTGCTCCAGGGCGCCGCGCAGGGCCATGCCGTTGATGACCGTCGCCAGCATCCCCATCTGGTCGGCGGCGGTGCGCTCGATCCCCATGGTCCCGGCGTTGACGCCGCGGACGATATTGCCTCCTCCCCCCACGATCCCGATCTCCACTCCGGCCTCGGCCACTTCCCGAACGTTTTCGGCCAGGAAAGCCAGTGCGCCCGCGTCGAATATCTCCCCGGGACGGCCCAGGGTTTCCCCGCTGAGCTTGAGGACGACCCGCCGATACCTGGGAACCGCGCCCATCGCGATCACTCCCCGATCTCGCCGAGACGCCAGCGGACGAAGGAGAGGACCTCGACGTTCGGGCCGGCTTCCTTGCGGATATACTCGCCCACGCTCATCTCCGGGTCCCGCATATAGGGAAAATCCACCAGGCAGAGTTCGGCCAGGCGCTTGCGCCACTTGCCCGCCACGATCTTATCCCTTACTTCCGGGGGCTTGTCGGCGAACTGCGCGCCCGCGATCTCCAATTCCTTTTCCTTCACCTCCGCGGGAACGTCCCTCTCGGTGATATAGTCGGGGTTGTACGCGACCACCTGCATCGCCGTCTCCGCGGCCGCTTCGGGTACGGGGGCGGAGAGCTCGACCAGGGCGGCCACCTTGGAATTGTGATGAAGGTACCCCCCGATGAACCCCTCTTTTTCCCAGAGCAGGGCCCGGGATAGTTCCATCTTTTCTCCGGTTTTGCCGGAATAGTCCTTGATCCGCTCCAGGACTTCCGAGCCGGCGGCGGCGGCTTCGCCGCGGCCCATGACTTCTCCCAGAACCCAATCGGCCAACTCGGAAAATTCCGGCGTGCGGGCGACGAAATCGGTTTCGCAGTTGAATTCGATCAGCGCGGCCCGTTTCCCGTCCGGAGAAACGCCGATACGCAGCAAACCTTCCCGCGCCTGCCGGCCTTCCCTCTTGGCGATCTTGGCCTGGCCTTCCTTGCGCAGGATCTCTACCGCCTTGGCCTCGTCGCCGTCGGCCTGCTGGAGGGCCTGCTTGCAGGCCATGATCCCCGCTCCGGTCTTCTCCCTCAGTTCCTTAACCATTCCGGAATCGATGATCATGCTTCCTCCTCCTCGTCGTCGCCGGCGGCGGCCGGAGCATCGGCCGCCTCGGCTTCCGGGGCCGCGGGCGCCGGCTCCGGAGCGGCGGGAGCCGGGGCAACCGTCGCTTTCTCGTTGGCGGTATCCCGGACCACGCGGCCCTCGGCCAGGCCCTCCTCGATCGCTTCCACCAACTGGGCGACGACCAGCCGGGTGGAGCGGATACCGTCGTCGTTGCCCGGGATCGGATAGTTGACCAGGTTGGGATCGCAGTTGCTGTCGACGACCGCGACGATGGGGATGCCCAGTTTGCGGCCTTCGCGAACCGCGTTGTACTCCCGCTGGATATCGATCACCACCAGGACTCCCGGAACCCTGACCATTTTCCTGATCCCGTCCAGGTTGCGGTGGAGTTTCGATTCCTCGCGGGCGAGGGCGGCGATCTCTTTTTTCGAACGCCCCTCCAGGCCCTCGTTCTTGACCTTCTCCAACTTTTCCAGCCGCTGGATGCTGGAGCGGATGGTCTGGAAATTGGTGAGCGTGCCTCCCAGCCACCGGTCGTTGACGTAGTGCATGCCGGTCTTTTCCGCCGCTTCCTTGATCGTGTCCTGGACCTGGCGTTTGGTTCCGACGAAGAGGACCTCCTTGCCTTCGGCCACCTGCTCCCGGATGAATTTCCGGGCCAGGCGCAGCTGGCGGCTGGTCTGCCTCAAATCGATGATGTGTACCTTGCTGCGGGCCTCGAAGATGAAGCCCTCCATCCGGGGGTTCCAGCGTTTGGTCTGATGACCGAAATGCACGCCGGCTTCAAGCAATTCTTTAATGGTTGCAGAACTCACTACTCCTCCTTGTGCTTTCCCGCACCGAACTGACGGCGCTTTCCGCTACTTCGGAACAGGGTAAGGTACTATAGCAAAGCCGGAACGCGGAGCAAGTCATTTTTCGGACGCGGACGCGCCCCGTTCCGCCCGGCGATCGACGGCCCTCAGGCTCCGGCGCAGGACCTCGGCCCACCGGCTCCGTTCTTCGCCGGCGGCGGCTCGGGGGACTTCGATGGCGGGACCGAAAACGACCCGGATCCGGCCCAGGGGCAGGGGGATTCTCATGTGGTCCCAGCTTCCGGCTATGACCAGCTGCAGGGTCGAGGCGAAGGAAACCGGGAGGATGGGGAGCCCGGTCACGGCCGCGATCGCGATCACTCCCTCGTGAACCTGGTAGCGGGGTCCCTTGGGCCCGTCGGGGGTGACGGCGGCATCCCCGCCGGCGGCGAGGTCGCGGACGATCTCCACGAAGGCGGCCCGCCCGCCGCGGGTGCTCGATCCCCGCACCGAATGCAGGCCGAAAGCCCCGATCAGGCGCGAAAGCAGTTCCCCGTCGCGGGAGCGGCTGACGATCACCGAAATCCGCCGGCCCGGCTGTAGAAAGCGGCGATAGATATATGGCATCATCATGAACCGGTTGTGCCAGAAGGCGAAGATCGCCCGGCCGGGCGACTCCAGAACCTTTTCCAGCTCTTCCCGGTTGTGAAACTCCCAATCCGAGCTGCGGCCGACCATCCGGATCAGCCCCGAGGCGAGGGCGGCGGTAAGCGTGGTCGCGGCCCCGGTTTTCAACAACCCGGCGCTCATTTCAGCGCGAAAACTGGAGCTCATAGAGCCGGCTGTAGGGTCCTCCCGAAGCCAGGAGCTGGTCGTGGCGGCCGACTTGCACGATCCGGCGGTCTTCCAGGACCACGATCCGGTCGGCGCCGCGGACCGTGGAAAGGCGGTGGGCGATGACGAAGACGGTGCGATCCACCATCAGCCGGTTCAGCGCCTCCTGAACCAGTTTTTCGGACTCGGCATCGAGCGCCGAAGTGGCTTCGTCCAGGATAAGAATGGGGGGATCCTTGAGGATGGCCCGGGCGATGGATATCCGCTGGCGCTCCCCGCCGGAGAGAGCGTACCCCCTTTCCCCGACTTCGGTGTCGTACTGGTGGGGCAGCTTCATGATGAAATCGTGGGCGTTGGCGGTGCGCGCGGCGGCGGCGATCTGCTCGCGGTCGGTGGCTTTTTTCCCGTAGGCGATGTTCCCGGCCACGGTTTCGTTGAAGAGGATGACTTCCTGGGTAACTATTCCCATCTGCGCGCGCAGCGACCGGATGGTCGCGTCCCTGAGGTCGACCCCGTCCAGCATGATCCTTCCGGCCGTGGGGTCGTAAAACCGGGGAATGAGGTTGACCAGCGTGCTCTTACCCGACCCCGAGGACCCGACGATGGCGATGACCTCGCCTTTGCGCACCCGGAGATCGATCCCTTCCAACACCGGTTCTTTCCCGGTGTAGGAAAACCCCACGTTTTCGAAGACCACCGATTCCTGGATCGGCGGGACCTCGATCGCGTCCGGTTTCTCGGAGACCGAGCTTTCGATCCGGAGAATGTTTTCGATCCGGTCCATGGCCGCGGCGGAGCGCTGGATCATGTTGTTCGCCCGGCCCAACTGCTTGATGGGGCGCGGGATCGAGCCCAGGCAGGCCAGGTAGATCACGAACTGGGCGGCGTCGATCTCGCGGTCGAGAATGGCGTTCCCCATCACCGCCAGAACCACGGCCATGGCCACGATCACCACCACTTCGGTCACGGGAGAAACCATGGCGTCGAGCCGCGCCATGCCCATCATCAGGCGGTAGAACCGTTTGTTCGAGCGTTCGAAGCGTTTGACTTCGTAGTCCTCCATGGAAAACGCCTTGACCACCCGGATTCCGGAGATGGTCTCCTGGAGGAGGGAACTGATGTCGGCGATTTTCTCCTGGGAGTGGGAAGAGAGTTTCCTGATGACGTTGCCGATGATGAGAATCGGGGGCATGAGGAAGAGGAAGATGCCGAAGACGAGCAGGGCCAGCTGCCAGTTGATGATGATGGGAAGGCCGGCGTAGAGAACGAGATCGCAGGCGTTCTGCATCAGCCGGATGAACCCTTCGGAGATCCCCCGGTGGAGAAGATCGGCGTCGTAGGTGATCCGGGCCATCAGCTCGCCGGTCCGTTGTTCGGTGAAGTAGTCCAGGGAAAGCGACTGCAGATGCGAATAGATGCGGGAACGGGTGTTCCGGACCACGCTGTTGCCGACGAACTGCAGGGTGATGTCGGCCAGAAACGTCAACCCCCCCCGGATGACGGAGATGCCGACCACGAAATAGATCAGATAATACAGCAGCTTCTGGTTGGGAAGGTTGTTCACCCAGGCGGCGAAGGAGTCGATGGCGGTTTGGAGAAAAGCCGGAAGCTCGATCGATACCTGGGGGATAAAGGGGTCTCCTTCGACGATCTTCGACCAGAAGGGGAGAATGGCCGTGAAACTCACGCCCATGGTGGAGGAGATGAGGGAGGAGAGCACTGCGGCCACGATCAGGAAGAAGATGTACCTTCGGGCCAGCTTCAGGAGTTTCAGATACGATTTCATCTTCCCTTCTCTGCGGAAGGCGCCGAGAGCGCCGGCATCTCCATAATCACCCGGGCCGCGCGGGCGGCGGCGCCCGGTTCGCCCAACTTCGTCCGTACCCCCCGGAGAGCGTCCGTCATCGCCTGGCGGCGGGGACCGGGGGCCAGCAGTTCTTCGGCCCGGGCTGCTATCTCCTCCGGACGGGCGGCGCGTTGGATGTACTCGGGAACCACGCAACGGCCGGAGACGATATTGACCAGGCTGATGTAGGGAATCTTAACCAGGACCATACCCGCGAGCCAGCTTAAAAAGCTGACCCGGTAGACGACCTCCATGGGCACGCCGAGGACGGCTCCCTCGAGCGTGGCCGTTCCCGATGCCACCAGGAGAAGATCCGAAGCCGCCATGACCTCGCGGGACCTTCCGTCCACCAGGCGCAGGCGCCCGGGAAAGGTCCCGGCCAGCGATTCGGCCATCTCCCTCAGATCCGGAGACGAGATCGGGGTGACGAATTGGATCTGCGGGCGGCGGGCGGCGAGAAGGGAAGCGGCCTCGATCAGCACGGGGTAGATTCTCCCGATCTCGCCCGGCCGGGAACCGGGGAGCAAGCCGACCACGGGCCCGGGAGAAAGCTCCAGGCGGCGGCGCGCGGCCTCCCGGTCCGGGAAGGAAGCGAGGACATCGGCCAAGGGATGGCCGACGAATTCGGCTTCGATCCCGTAGCGCCGGAAAAATTCGCGCTCGAAGGGGAAGATGACCAGGAGCCGGTCGACGAAGCGTTTCAACTGCTTGACGCGTCCCCTCCCCCAGGCCCAGACCTGCGGGCAGATGTAGTAGGCGGTCGCGATCCCCCGGCGGCGGGCGCGTCGGGCGAAACGGAGGTTGAAACCGGGGAAATCCACGAGGACGACGACGTCGGGACGGCGCTCTTCCATCACTCCCGCCAGGTAGTTGAAAAGGCGCCGGAACCGGCCCAGCTCCCTCACCGCCTCCCAGATACCGACCACGGAGTGCCCGGTGATCCGCTCGACCAGTTCCACCCCGGCCGCTTCCATCTCGTCCCCCCCCATGCCGAACATCTCCAGCCCCGGCCGCAGCTTCGCCAACTCCCGGCAGAGGGCGGCGGCGTGCTGGTCGCCGGATTTTTCTCCGGCCAGGACCATGATTTTGCCGAAGGCTGGGGGGGGGGCCGTCGCGTTCACTGCCGGCTCCTCCATTTCATTCTTCCCGGGACCGGGTCTTGAGACGGGCCAGTTTCTTCCGG encodes the following:
- a CDS encoding HEAT repeat domain-containing protein produces the protein MNTTGENAFAFTVSDLIETLARGDEEARAEAARSLGRLRDPAATQPLINCLHDNSPLVAAAAANALGMVRDARSAEPLRELLRSPEREVRSAGVLALGALRISSTVPSIAGLLHDPDSWVRASAALALGRVGTEQANPHLVEALADEAADVRAAGADALGVIGSTFGVEALLERLEDSDAGVRASAAGALGQAGSLKAVKPLIGLLQDVKTAVKRAAAEALGLLGDTQAVAPLIHLLTLIEKRTGDHKPPPAEPEVAVAEPGEETGAAPVEPTTFGALAVAHGLITPEQLHQALRLQSEIESNEGRHVLLGELMIERGLITPEQRDAILARQRRLLLEEEAAGGVDNVPAAEEEGGEEPARKVKEKDRLPPIKITSGTIRATAALSLGRIGDDRAVAPLMETLKDEECGVRAQAAAALGMIGDDRAVEALLACTGDAESWVRDEAETALGVLVSTVTVELLRQGTAHDNPLIRSAANRLLALTPDPESFRLLVESLGDPDPGVRAAAAAALGRLGDPRARKFLMTLLEDGSPLPRGAAAESLGWLGEAEDAVAIRPLLNQISASVRISAATALGELRDRESIRQLEQLLGSPEVRVRRAGIEALGRIGGGEAADAVRRAVEDPDPALRALAAGIIGRGGNRELTEVLAALIADPVRQVRISAARALGRLGGEGAGKAVAALLDNEDPFLRAAAAEAFGRVGRNESPFKLIRLLEDEEAVVRRAAIRALGLMGDAEACAPLRACLISDDPESRAAAAAALGRLQDREAVGELLEILDDPVPEVRKAAGQALEQVVTAAELERLLKILNAPAADIRGTAARLLARIHDRRALDALVGKLKDEDPEVRKGAAVTLGVLGDDRAVSPLIAALEDEDWWVRRAAADALGKMKDPRALEPLCRTIRDERREVRSRAAWALGRIGGEAARGSLLEALDDPVSWVRRRAAAALGEVGGEDAVGALIRALNDPAGEVRRTAITALGKTGAENVVDLLDRALAEGSPPMRRSVIQALGELKSPRAGSSLAGALLDQDSWIRREAARALRRCPGIDVLETVLEKITTAPEWDGNLVSILLSETVTSGNLERLLDLAREKNPDLRRIAVELLGKLGEPRSLPILIDSLRDRNWAVRLSAGRALARTAAPEAAEAMLEALGSSDAMLRVAALEYFGKIDFPRAQPQVAKALRDADAEVRLTALLILAEQPDKLGLDALIAAAADGSTRVRRTAVRLLGKLSTPAALDVLVEALGDAAREIRREAAAALGRSGSRKALPSLMAMLRDENAFNRTIAVASLGNLGYPESLASLIDSAADKSPEVRAAAAAALGRLQSPEAEDVLVELLGDRRPEVRANAAEALGMIGNPESAFSLLGALGDGEEEVRAAAAEALGELAAGDALEALNKALRDPSPLVRARAAGALGKIGGGDVALALAEAGGDPDGWVRRSAVLALGRLIDPRTLGAVIQALEDTEPRVRRAALEALRAFPDQDQEEHIRRALDDPDRGVRLRAETAAGELGLAETVDRLRELAAGEPGIEAATARAALLLLGEDGPPAATGTAPG
- a CDS encoding YkgJ family cysteine cluster protein, whose protein sequence is MSDECRKCALAGTSCCQGTQIVLTTGDLSRISAFLGEEGFHTVELPDLQYLDPGYDPEWLSLTLRPDGRRLVLKRSSELRCCFLQEKGCRLPADLRPLICRLHPYAYTREGILGIDETCPLANDPGWPFRLEGMGMPAQTAREWHRLLYAELQADRDRELPPLRPPRPAAPCGPVRVCA
- the frr gene encoding ribosome recycling factor, with the protein product MLPEEALEEMELKMLKSVDVVKGEFASIRTGKASPALIENIVVDYYGTRSRLRDLAGISTPEARLLVVQPWDPNSLSDIEKAIMQANVGLNPSNDGKIIRIPVPEISEERRRDLVKVIKKIAEEGKVSIRNVRREANHQIEELGKGGKVPEDEKFRFLEEVQTKTDEYVREIEDLLAAKERELLEI
- the pyrH gene encoding UMP kinase codes for the protein MAMGAVPRYRRVVLKLSGETLGRPGEIFDAGALAFLAENVREVAEAGVEIGIVGGGGNIVRGVNAGTMGIERTAADQMGMLATVINGMALRGALEQAGLRARLFSCVPVGAVAELYSPRAARQALEDGEVGIFSGGTGNPFVSTDTAALLRACDICADAVLKATKVDGIYTADPKKDPNAVKFEELTYVKALELGLKIMDFSAFGLASENGIPVLVFDFWAEHALRRAAMGEKIGTLLHA
- the tsf gene encoding translation elongation factor Ts, whose amino-acid sequence is MIIDSGMVKELREKTGAGIMACKQALQQADGDEAKAVEILRKEGQAKIAKREGRQAREGLLRIGVSPDGKRAALIEFNCETDFVARTPEFSELADWVLGEVMGRGEAAAAGSEVLERIKDYSGKTGEKMELSRALLWEKEGFIGGYLHHNSKVAALVELSAPVPEAAAETAMQVVAYNPDYITERDVPAEVKEKELEIAGAQFADKPPEVRDKIVAGKWRKRLAELCLVDFPYMRDPEMSVGEYIRKEAGPNVEVLSFVRWRLGEIGE
- the rpsB gene encoding 30S ribosomal protein S2, which produces MSSATIKELLEAGVHFGHQTKRWNPRMEGFIFEARSKVHIIDLRQTSRQLRLARKFIREQVAEGKEVLFVGTKRQVQDTIKEAAEKTGMHYVNDRWLGGTLTNFQTIRSSIQRLEKLEKVKNEGLEGRSKKEIAALAREESKLHRNLDGIRKMVRVPGVLVVIDIQREYNAVREGRKLGIPIVAVVDSNCDPNLVNYPIPGNDDGIRSTRLVVAQLVEAIEEGLAEGRVVRDTANEKATVAPAPAAPEPAPAAPEAEAADAPAAAGDDEEEEA
- a CDS encoding lysophospholipid acyltransferase family protein encodes the protein MKTGAATTLTAALASGLIRMVGRSSDWEFHNREELEKVLESPGRAIFAFWHNRFMMMPYIYRRFLQPGRRISVIVSRSRDGELLSRLIGAFGLHSVRGSSTRGGRAAFVEIVRDLAAGGDAAVTPDGPKGPRYQVHEGVIAIAAVTGLPILPVSFASTLQLVIAGSWDHMRIPLPLGRIRVVFGPAIEVPRAAAGEERSRWAEVLRRSLRAVDRRAERGASASEK
- a CDS encoding ABC transporter ATP-binding protein, whose amino-acid sequence is MKSYLKLLKLARRYIFFLIVAAVLSSLISSTMGVSFTAILPFWSKIVEGDPFIPQVSIELPAFLQTAIDSFAAWVNNLPNQKLLYYLIYFVVGISVIRGGLTFLADITLQFVGNSVVRNTRSRIYSHLQSLSLDYFTEQRTGELMARITYDADLLHRGISEGFIRLMQNACDLVLYAGLPIIINWQLALLVFGIFLFLMPPILIIGNVIRKLSSHSQEKIADISSLLQETISGIRVVKAFSMEDYEVKRFERSNKRFYRLMMGMARLDAMVSPVTEVVVIVAMAVVLAVMGNAILDREIDAAQFVIYLACLGSIPRPIKQLGRANNMIQRSAAAMDRIENILRIESSVSEKPDAIEVPPIQESVVFENVGFSYTGKEPVLEGIDLRVRKGEVIAIVGSSGSGKSTLVNLIPRFYDPTAGRIMLDGVDLRDATIRSLRAQMGIVTQEVILFNETVAGNIAYGKKATDREQIAAAARTANAHDFIMKLPHQYDTEVGERGYALSGGERQRISIARAILKDPPILILDEATSALDAESEKLVQEALNRLMVDRTVFVIAHRLSTVRGADRIVVLEDRRIVQVGRHDQLLASGGPYSRLYELQFSR
- the lpxB gene encoding lipid-A-disaccharide synthase; this encodes MNATAPPPAFGKIMVLAGEKSGDQHAAALCRELAKLRPGLEMFGMGGDEMEAAGVELVERITGHSVVGIWEAVRELGRFRRLFNYLAGVMEERRPDVVVLVDFPGFNLRFARRARRRGIATAYYICPQVWAWGRGRVKQLKRFVDRLLVIFPFEREFFRRYGIEAEFVGHPLADVLASFPDREAARRRLELSPGPVVGLLPGSRPGEIGRIYPVLIEAASLLAARRPQIQFVTPISSPDLREMAESLAGTFPGRLRLVDGRSREVMAASDLLLVASGTATLEGAVLGVPMEVVYRVSFLSWLAGMVLVKIPYISLVNIVSGRCVVPEYIQRAARPEEIAARAEELLAPGPRRQAMTDALRGVRTKLGEPGAAARAARVIMEMPALSAPSAEKGR